A window of Clostridioides sp. ES-S-0010-02 genomic DNA:
TAGAAATAAATCTGGTTAGTACGTGTAAATAATTTTACTTAGATTTTTAACCAGATATATTATAATTAAGTATTAATTAAAAAAATTGAGGGGGTATAAAAATGAAGTTAAGAAAAAATAAAAAAGGTTTCACTTTAGTGGAATTATTGGTAGTAATTGCAATTATAGGTATATTAGCAGTAGTGGCAGTTCCAGCTTTATTTAGTAATATAAACAAAGCTAAGGTAGCAAGTGTTGAGTCTGATTATAGTTCAGTTAAAAGTGCAGCATTGTCTTATTATGCAGATACTAACACATTACCTACAGATATAAAAACGCACTTAAAATCATACTTGGAATCTGATATAGAAAATTCTGATATTGGTGGAACTTATGATTTAGTTAAAGTTAGTAATAATAAAAAATTAGCATTATTGATAGATGGCGCAACAATAACAAAAGAACAAGCGAACAAACTAGTATCTGATATAGGGGAAGATAAGGTTTATACAGATGAAAATCTTTCTAGTAAGTTAACTAGTGCTTTAGATAAAGGTGATATATACATCATTCTTATAGATAATTTAGAGGATAATGGTAGTAGTGGTAATTAATAGTAAATAATATATTTATTATTTGATTA
This region includes:
- a CDS encoding prepilin-type N-terminal cleavage/methylation domain-containing protein; this encodes MKLRKNKKGFTLVELLVVIAIIGILAVVAVPALFSNINKAKVASVESDYSSVKSAALSYYADTNTLPTDIKTHLKSYLESDIENSDIGGTYDLVKVSNNKKLALLIDGATITKEQANKLVSDIGEDKVYTDENLSSKLTSALDKGDIYIILIDNLEDNGSSGN